Proteins from a single region of Desulfurobacteriaceae bacterium:
- the infC gene encoding translation initiation factor IF-3 — MRVNERIRAKEVLVIGSDGTKLGVMSTYKALELAREEGLDLVEVSPNANPPVCRIMDYGKYKYQQQKKMHEAKKKQKTIEVKTVKVRPRTDEHDLQVRIKQTRKFLEKGNKVKAVVMFRGREQVHLELGEAQLMKIYEAVKDIAEIEKKPKKEGRDMIMILAPKKK, encoded by the coding sequence ATTAGGGTAAACGAAAGAATTAGAGCAAAGGAAGTACTTGTTATCGGTAGTGATGGAACAAAGCTTGGAGTAATGTCTACTTATAAGGCATTGGAACTTGCAAGGGAAGAAGGATTGGACTTAGTAGAAGTTTCTCCAAATGCCAATCCACCAGTTTGTCGAATAATGGATTACGGAAAGTACAAGTATCAGCAACAAAAGAAAATGCACGAAGCCAAGAAAAAACAAAAGACCATAGAGGTAAAAACTGTAAAAGTTCGTCCAAGGACAGATGAACATGACCTCCAAGTTAGAATTAAGCAAACGAGGAAGTTCTTAGAGAAAGGGAACAAGGTTAAAGCTGTTGTAATGTTTAGAGGTAGAGAACAGGTACACCTTGAACTTGGAGAAGCCCAACTTATGAAGATATACGAAGCAGTTAAAGATATAGCAGAGATAGAAAAAAAGCCTAAGAAAGAAGGTAGAGATATGATTATGATACTTGCACCAAAGAAAAAATAG
- a CDS encoding DASS family sodium-coupled anion symporter, with amino-acid sequence MKRGFPLIFSLLAFLLVLTFLPVSFDVRKGLAILVFAAILWITEGLPLAVTSLSIPVLAVVLGIFDVKTAFSSFSHPIIFLFLGGFVLAAALTKYGLDKLIAFKIVSLSKGSPFTASVLLFLSTAFISMWISNTSTTVMMLPLALGIATALSGDKRLRSFLLLGVAYSASIGGIGTLVGSPPNGITAANLGMEFSDWLKAAFPVVIFLFPFLIAILYIYFKPKMKSKVEIEKVSFTMTKEKFTVLTIFSMTVILWLFSKKISSILGVSKYFDAVIAIFAVVLLFSFKLLTWEDVNKNTDWGTLLLFGGGLSLSQVLKATGTSKFIASLLVNSVTNLPPFFLVFSIVLFMIFLTELMSNTATAAIFIPILITAAKSLGLPPPFLALPAGIAASCAFMFPVATPPNAIVYGTGNVGQRDMLRVGLVLNVFFAFLITLYATFIL; translated from the coding sequence ATGAAAAGAGGATTTCCTTTAATTTTCTCTTTGTTAGCTTTTTTGTTGGTTTTAACGTTCTTACCTGTTTCCTTTGACGTTAGAAAAGGACTTGCTATCCTTGTTTTTGCAGCTATTCTTTGGATAACGGAAGGTTTACCTTTGGCTGTTACTTCCCTTTCTATTCCTGTTTTAGCAGTAGTTCTGGGAATATTTGATGTAAAAACTGCATTTTCTTCCTTTTCTCATCCAATAATTTTCCTGTTCTTAGGAGGTTTTGTTCTTGCTGCAGCCCTAACAAAGTATGGTTTAGATAAACTTATTGCTTTTAAGATAGTTTCCCTCTCTAAAGGTTCTCCTTTTACTGCTTCGGTTTTGCTGTTCTTATCAACAGCCTTTATATCAATGTGGATTAGCAATACTTCAACCACTGTAATGATGCTGCCTCTTGCGCTTGGGATAGCTACCGCTTTGTCAGGAGATAAAAGGCTTAGAAGTTTTCTTCTTTTGGGTGTAGCATATTCGGCAAGTATTGGAGGAATTGGAACACTTGTTGGAAGTCCTCCAAATGGTATTACAGCTGCAAACCTTGGAATGGAGTTTAGTGATTGGCTAAAGGCCGCTTTTCCAGTTGTTATTTTTCTTTTCCCTTTTCTTATAGCCATTCTCTACATTTACTTTAAACCAAAAATGAAAAGTAAAGTAGAAATAGAAAAAGTTTCATTTACAATGACTAAAGAAAAATTTACTGTTCTTACCATCTTTTCAATGACAGTTATCTTGTGGCTTTTTAGTAAGAAGATTTCATCTATTTTAGGAGTTAGTAAATATTTTGATGCCGTAATCGCTATCTTTGCAGTTGTCTTACTCTTTAGCTTTAAGCTTTTAACGTGGGAAGATGTAAATAAAAACACAGATTGGGGAACATTGCTTCTCTTTGGAGGAGGTCTATCCCTTTCTCAGGTTCTAAAAGCAACGGGAACAAGTAAATTTATAGCTTCTTTACTTGTTAATAGTGTGACAAATCTTCCTCCATTTTTTCTTGTTTTCTCTATTGTTCTATTTATGATTTTTCTAACAGAACTAATGAGCAATACAGCCACGGCTGCAATCTTTATACCCATTTTAATTACTGCTGCAAAAAGTTTAGGTTTACCTCCTCCTTTCCTTGCTTTACCTGCTGGAATTGCTGCATCTTGCGCTTTTATGTTTCCAGTGGCTACTCCCCCAAATGCGATAGTCTATGGGACAGGAAACGTGGGACAAAGAGATATGTTAAGGGTTGGTTTGGTTTTAAATGTCTTTTTTGCTTTTTTAATAACCCTTTATGCAACTTTCATCTTGTAG
- the rpmI gene encoding 50S ribosomal protein L35, protein MPKIKTRKSAAKRVKVTAKGKIKHWHPNKSHLLTKKSRKRKRKLRKAGYLEGAQAANYTPLVLSK, encoded by the coding sequence ATGCCAAAGATTAAAACAAGGAAATCTGCAGCAAAGAGGGTAAAGGTAACAGCTAAAGGAAAGATTAAACACTGGCATCCAAACAAAAGCCACCTTCTTACAAAGAAGAGTAGAAAAAGAAAGAGAAAGCTTAGAAAAGCTGGCTACCTAGAAGGAGCTCAGGCTGCAAACTACACACCACTAGTACTTTCCAAGTAA
- a CDS encoding 2,3,4,5-tetrahydropyridine-2,6-dicarboxylate N-succinyltransferase — MEDLKKMIEEAWENRELLKDEKYKEAVRETIDLLDKGKVRVAERIDVGNWKVNEWVKKAILLFFPISEMKVMEVGPFEYYDRIPLKKNWKELGVRVVPPATARYGSYIEPGAILMPSYVNIGAYVGSGTMVDTWATVGSCAQIGKNVHLSGGVGIGGVLEPPNAKPVIIEDNCFIGSRCIIVEGAIIEEEAVLGAGVVITASTRIIDVTGDEPVEYKGRVPARSVVIPGTRVKKFPAGEYGVPCALIIGKRRESTDKKTSLNEVLREFNIPV; from the coding sequence GTGGAAGACTTAAAAAAGATGATAGAAGAGGCTTGGGAAAACAGAGAACTTTTGAAAGATGAAAAGTATAAAGAAGCAGTAAGAGAAACAATAGATCTTCTTGACAAAGGAAAAGTAAGGGTTGCAGAGAGAATAGACGTTGGAAACTGGAAGGTAAACGAATGGGTTAAAAAAGCAATCCTTTTATTCTTCCCAATTTCTGAAATGAAGGTTATGGAAGTTGGTCCTTTTGAGTATTACGATAGAATACCTTTAAAGAAGAACTGGAAAGAATTGGGGGTTAGAGTTGTTCCACCAGCAACTGCTAGATACGGTTCTTATATAGAACCAGGAGCTATCTTGATGCCTTCTTACGTAAATATCGGAGCTTATGTTGGTTCAGGAACTATGGTTGATACTTGGGCCACTGTTGGTTCTTGTGCACAAATTGGAAAAAATGTTCACCTTTCCGGTGGAGTTGGAATTGGAGGAGTTCTTGAGCCACCAAATGCAAAACCAGTAATCATTGAAGACAACTGCTTTATCGGTTCAAGGTGTATTATTGTTGAAGGAGCAATTATAGAAGAGGAAGCCGTTCTTGGTGCAGGTGTTGTAATTACAGCATCAACAAGAATTATTGACGTTACAGGAGATGAACCTGTAGAGTATAAAGGAAGAGTTCCTGCAAGAAGCGTTGTTATACCAGGAACAAGAGTTAAGAAGTTCCCAGCTGGAGAGTATGGAGTGCCTTGTGCATTAATTATTGGTAAAAGAAGAGAGTCTACAGATAAGAAAACTTCACTAAATGAAGTCTTAAGGGAATTTAATATTCCTGTTTAA
- the rplT gene encoding 50S ribosomal protein L20: MRVKTSPRRYRRKKLKKLTKGYFGGRSRLYRTMKIAVMKSLFYAYQHRRLKKRDFRRLWIARINAAVRQFGLNYSRFIHGLKKAGIELDRKVLADIAVRDPEAFKVIVEKAKAALAA; the protein is encoded by the coding sequence ATGAGAGTAAAAACAAGCCCAAGAAGGTACAGAAGGAAGAAACTCAAGAAGTTAACAAAAGGCTACTTTGGCGGAAGGTCTCGCCTTTACAGAACTATGAAAATAGCTGTAATGAAGTCCCTCTTTTACGCTTATCAACATAGAAGACTTAAGAAGAGGGACTTTAGAAGACTATGGATTGCAAGAATTAACGCTGCTGTAAGGCAGTTCGGATTAAACTACAGTAGATTCATTCACGGTCTTAAGAAAGCTGGAATCGAACTCGACAGAAAGGTTCTTGCAGATATCGCTGTAAGAGACCCTGAAGCATTCAAGGTAATCGTAGAAAAGGCTAAAGCTGCTTTAGCTGCTTAA